The proteins below are encoded in one region of Rana temporaria chromosome 2, aRanTem1.1, whole genome shotgun sequence:
- the LOC120927182 gene encoding gastricsin-like, with the protein MKFLILALVCLQLSEGIIKVPLKKFKSMREVMRDHGIKAPVVDPATKYYNNFATAFEPLANYMDMSYYGEISIGTPPQNFLVLFDTGSSNLWVASTYCQSQACTNHPQFNPSQSSSYSSNQQQFSLQYGTGSLTGILGYDTVQIQNIAISQQEFGLSETEPGTNFVYAQFDGILGLAYPSIAEGGATTVMQGMIQQNLINQPLFGFYLSGQQSSQNGGEVAFGGVDQNYYSGQIYWTPVTSETYWQIGIQGFSVNGQATGWCSQGCQGIVDTGTSLLTAPQSVFSSLMQSIGAQQDQNGQYAVSCSNIQSLPTISFTISGVSFPLPPSAYVLQQSSGYCTIGIMPTYLPSQNGQPLWILGDVFLRQYYSVYDLGNNQVGFATAA; encoded by the exons ATGAAGTTTCTAATTCTTGCTCTCGTCTGCCTTCAACTCTCAGAGGGGATTATTAA agtccCCCTGAAGAAGTTTAAGTCCATGAGGGAAGTAATGAGAGATCATGGTATCAAAGCTCCAGTGGTTGATCCAGCTACAAAGTATTACAATAATTTTGCCACCGCTTTTGAGCCTCTAGCAAACTACATGGAT ATGTCTTACTATGGTGAGATCAGTATTGGAACTCCTCCTCAGAACTTCCTTGTTCTGTTTGACACTGGGTCCTCCAACCTTTGGGTAGCCTCAACCTACTGTCAAAGCCAGGCCTGCA CCAATCATCCTCAGTTTAACCCCAGCCAGTCTTCCAGCTATTCCTCAAACCAGCAGCAGTTCTCTCTGCAGTACGGCACTGGTAGTCTGACTGGAATCCTTGGATATGACACTGTGCAG ATCCAGAATATAGCTATTTCCCAGCAAGAATTTGGCTTGAGTGAGACTGAGCCTGGAACCAACTTTGTCTATGCTCAGTTTGATGGTATTTTGGGTCTGGCCTACCCATCTATTGCTGAGGGTGGGGCTACCACTGTGATGCAAGGCATGATTCAACAGAATCTTATCAACCAGCCTCTCTTTGGATTCTACCTTAGTGg ACAACAGAGCTCACAGAATGGTGGTGAAGTTGCTTTTGGTGGTGTTGACCAAAACTACTACTCTGGACAAATTTATTGGACTCCTGTGACTTCTGAAACATACTGGCAAATTGGAATCCAAGG ATTCTCAGTTAACGGACAAGCTACTGGATGGTGTAGCCAAGGATGTCAGGGTATTGTGGATACTGGTACTTCTCTGTTGACCGCTCCTCAATCAGTCTTCTCCTCCCTCATGCAGTCCATTGGTGCTCAACAAGATCAGAATGGACAG tATGCTGTCAGCTGTAGCAACATCCAGAGCCTTCCCACCATCAGTTTTACCATAAGTGGAGTTTCTTTCCCACTTCCACCCTCTGCCTATGTACTTCAG CAAAGCAGTGGCTACTGCACCATTGGCATCATGCCTACTTACCTGCCTTCCCAGAATGGACAGCCTCTCTGGATCCTGGGTGATGTCTTCCTCCGGCAATACTATTCCGTCTATGATCTGGGCAACAACCAAGTTGGCTTTGCTACTGCTGCATAG